The Nostoc sp. 'Lobaria pulmonaria (5183) cyanobiont' DNA window AGGGATTGTGCTATCGCAGATTAACCAAGCCCAAGCATTGCAAACGTTGGGAGAGTATCGTCGCGCCCAAAGGCAACTAGAACAAATCAATCAAGACCTTGCTGCTTTACCTGATAATCTCCTAAAAGCCAGGGGATTACAAAGTTTGGGGGTAACTCTGCAAGTCGTGGGAGATTTAGAGCGATCGCAACAAGTATTATCGCAAAGTTTAGCGATCGCCAAGCTTGTAAATTCTACCGCAGATATTGGGGAAACCTTCTTAAGATTGGGGAATACCGCTAGAGCTAGGGAAGATTTTAAAGCCGCCTTAGAATTTTATCAACAAGCAAGTGCAATTGGTGGCGAGCATACTGAATTAGAAGCACTCCTTAACCAACTCAGCCTTTTAATAAAAACTGAGCAAAATCCAGATGCACTAGTATTATTACCCCAAATTCAAGAACGTCTTGCTAACATTCCTGCCAGCCGTTGGGGAATTTACGCGCAAGTTAATTTAGCAGCAAGTTGGATGAAACTGTCATCATCAAAAACAAAAGACATTGCTCAACTTTTGGCAACAGCAGTCAAACAGGCCAGCGAATTAACAGATGCAAGAGCGCAAAGTTATGCTTTGGGAGAGTTAGGACATCTTTACGAACAAACTCAGCAATTCTCAGAAGCTTTAAATCTCACCCAAACAGCACTAACTTTAGCACAGGGAGTGCAAGCAGATGATATTGCCGTCAATTGGTTGTGGCAGCAAGGACGAATCGAGAAAGCTAGGGGAAATATTGAGTCAGCAATTACTGCTTATGAACAAGCTGTTAGTTTTTTAACATCTCTGCGTCAAGACTTAGTGCAATTGAATCCTGACGTGCAATTTAATTTCCGCGATCGCGTTGAACCAGTGTATCGGCAGTTAGTACAATTACTTTTACAAGATGTAGACAGCCTACCACAAATCATCAAGCAACAACACTTAGAGAAATCTCGCAAAACAATTGAAGCACTGCAATTAGCAGAATTAGAAAACTTCTTCCACCAAGCCTGCTTAACTTATAAACCACAACCCATAGATAAAATTGATCCAAAAGCCGCAGTAATTTACCCAATTTTGCTAGAACGTCGCTTGGAGGTAGTTGTTTCTCTTCCTGGACAACCTTTGCAACATTATGGAACAAACCTTTCCTCAAAAGAGGAATCAGAGGTTTTTGATGAACTGCGCCAGTCTTTAAACCCTGCTTTCTTACCTGATGAGGTACTACCTTCTGCCCAAAAATTGTATGATTGGTTGTTGCGTCCTGCCGAAAAAGAGATAGAACTTCAGGGGATTAAAACCTTAGTGTTTGTCTTGGATGGTTTTTTACGCAGTGTACCAATGGCAGTTTTGCACGATCGCCAACAGTTTATCATCCAGAAGTACAGCATAGCATTGACTCCTGGTTTGCAACTATTAGAGTCTCGGCATCTTCCTCCCCAACAGTTTCAAGCCTTAACTGCGGGTTTAGCAGAAGCACGTCAAGGCTTTGCTGAGTTACCTGGTGTCAAGCAAGAAATTAAACAAATTACAAACTATGTCCATGCAAAGATACTACTAAATGAAAAATTTACTCGCGCCAACGTCCAAAAACAAATAGAAGAAGTTCCCTTTTCTGTAGTTCATCTTGCCACCCACGCAGAATTTAGCTCCAAAGCCGAAGACACATTTCTTTTAACTTGGGAAGACCGGATTAATGTTAAAGATTTAGATAGATGGTTAAAAGGTGCATCTTCAAAACTGAGCAAAAATGCTCCACGCCAACCAATTGAACTGCTAGTTCTCAGCGCTTGTCAAACTGCTAAAGGCGACAACCGCGCTGCTTTAGGATTGGCAGGAATTGCCGTCCGTTCTGGTGCTAGGAGTACTTTAGCAACCCTGTGGTCAGTACAAGACAAATCAACTGCTAACTTGACAGGAGAATTTTACCGTTTGCTTACCCAAAATGTCGTCAGCAAAGCCGAAGCACTGCGTCAAGCACAACTATCTCTATTAAATTCTCCTCAGTACAAACATCCTTATTATTGGTCTGGGTTTGTACTGGTAGGAAATTGGCGTTGACTCACGATGAAGGAGGCAGGGAGGCTTAACAATTCAAAATTCAAAATTCTTGCATTAAAGACATTTTCAAACGAAGAGGAGTGCGGTCTTGGGGTCTCCCTAATACCATTTCTTTGTGAGGCTGCGCCAAATTTTCTTGGCTTCTTATTTCTTTCTTTGTGTCCTTTGCGGTCTTTGCGGTTCGTTCCTCATGTAGGCGCATCTTCATACAGAATTGGTATAAAAGGAGCAACTCGGTGGATTTAAACCCCAACTGTAGCTTGCTTCCCGCAGGGTAACTGATCAGAGGCGGAGTGACTCCGACTCCGCGCTACGTGTAGACGTAGGGGCCTTAAACCCTTTTATTTACAATAACACCTGAACTCTGACAAATAACAACTGAACTCTGACCACAGACATTTCAGAAAATGATAGTAAATAATGCCTCATATCAATTTAAATTCTTTACTGTTGGCTTATCTCTACAACTGTTGATGTTTGCCTTACCCAGTTTGGCGCAATCAGAATCAGTCACTTCAATTGCCAGCCTACCAGAGCAATTCGTTTTTCAAGAGACTTTTGAACCACCTGGAGAGCCAGAACCAAAAAGTGAAACTGTTGGTGCAGGTTCTCGTGATGGGCTGAGGTGTTCTGAGAATGAACAGCCCATTAGACCTTTGATGCCAAAACGTAACTTTGGATTAACCTTCCAAGATCATCCTCCCGTATTTATTTCCTTACCCAAAACTTCAGCACAGAAGGTTGTGCTAACCTTTAAAGATGAAACGGGTAACTATTATGAAAGAACTTTTTTACCTATTACTGCTAGTGGAGGGATTGTTAGCTTCACTCAACCCAAAGAAAAAACGCCGCTAACCGTAGGTAAAAATTACGAATGGTCATTAGTAGTTGTCTGTGGAAAAACTGTGCAACCAGACGATCCTATATTTAAAGGTTGGGTACAACGAGTTGCAAAAACCACCAAAGTAGATAGGGAGTTGAGCCAGTTGACTACCATCGGTCAAGCAAACTGGTACGCACAAAGAGGATACTGGTATGAAATGCTCATGACTATAGAGAAAGCTAAGAAAGCTGAATCCAAGAATACGCAATTAAAATAATTCGTAATTAATTACGAATTATTTGGTCAATCATCCTGTTGTAATATCTTGTCTATCAACTGCTGATTTTCTTTGCCTTCTGCTTGTTTGAAATATTCAATCGCAATTTTTCCAGCAGCAGGTTGCTCTTTTGCAACCACAAGTAGTAACTTGAGAGTTTGCTGGAGTTGGATTTTATCAAGCTGCTTAGTTGCAAACATAGGTAGAATAATCGGAGCAAGTATTAATCCCAATAATGGGGGAATAATCGGAATCCACCAACCTTGTAAAAATGCCAGATAACTAAACACAATTAATCCTAGTCCAGTGCTGGTGACGAGAAACATTAACTGTCTAGGTGATTTTAATCGCCAAGCAATTAATGTTCCTATCCCAGACCAAAGCAAAATCCATAAGCTCTCCCATATCTCAGGCCAAGTCCGCAGCATTCCTCTTCCTTGTAATGCTGCGGTTAATATTTGGCTGGTAATATTAGCATGAATAAATACTCCTGCCATTTGTTTTGATGACCCAAATAGCCGATTGTTATAAGGTGTTTGAAACAAGTCATTAATACTTTCAGCTGTTGCACCAATTAAGACAACACGATTTTGGATTTTTTCTTTTGGTATCCGTTCTTGCAACAAATCTGTGATGGAGAAGCTTTGAAAATTTTGTTCTGTGCCGTGATAACTAAGTAAAATTTG harbors:
- a CDS encoding CHAT domain-containing protein → MRIHPHLILALLIFFLITTVLPATAQYSLSPTQSPVTLLEKGKQLYDAGKLVEAAQIWSEAAQIFQQSKQQHYQALNYNYLAIAYQDLGKWSAARSLITQAENILKTMDDSFLYAQVLNTQGSLQFNTGQPELALETWQQSEKIYRSLKDVTGIVLSQINQAQALQTLGEYRRAQRQLEQINQDLAALPDNLLKARGLQSLGVTLQVVGDLERSQQVLSQSLAIAKLVNSTADIGETFLRLGNTARAREDFKAALEFYQQASAIGGEHTELEALLNQLSLLIKTEQNPDALVLLPQIQERLANIPASRWGIYAQVNLAASWMKLSSSKTKDIAQLLATAVKQASELTDARAQSYALGELGHLYEQTQQFSEALNLTQTALTLAQGVQADDIAVNWLWQQGRIEKARGNIESAITAYEQAVSFLTSLRQDLVQLNPDVQFNFRDRVEPVYRQLVQLLLQDVDSLPQIIKQQHLEKSRKTIEALQLAELENFFHQACLTYKPQPIDKIDPKAAVIYPILLERRLEVVVSLPGQPLQHYGTNLSSKEESEVFDELRQSLNPAFLPDEVLPSAQKLYDWLLRPAEKEIELQGIKTLVFVLDGFLRSVPMAVLHDRQQFIIQKYSIALTPGLQLLESRHLPPQQFQALTAGLAEARQGFAELPGVKQEIKQITNYVHAKILLNEKFTRANVQKQIEEVPFSVVHLATHAEFSSKAEDTFLLTWEDRINVKDLDRWLKGASSKLSKNAPRQPIELLVLSACQTAKGDNRAALGLAGIAVRSGARSTLATLWSVQDKSTANLTGEFYRLLTQNVVSKAEALRQAQLSLLNSPQYKHPYYWSGFVLVGNWR
- a CDS encoding DUF928 domain-containing protein, encoding MIVNNASYQFKFFTVGLSLQLLMFALPSLAQSESVTSIASLPEQFVFQETFEPPGEPEPKSETVGAGSRDGLRCSENEQPIRPLMPKRNFGLTFQDHPPVFISLPKTSAQKVVLTFKDETGNYYERTFLPITASGGIVSFTQPKEKTPLTVGKNYEWSLVVVCGKTVQPDDPIFKGWVQRVAKTTKVDRELSQLTTIGQANWYAQRGYWYEMLMTIEKAKKAESKNTQLK